The genomic interval CGCTGGGAGGAACACCCCGTGGCTTTGAGGCCGCAGGACGGCGGGCCGGACGAGTACGGCTGCTGGACCGGTGTGGTGACGGACGACGGCGGCGTCCCCACCGCCGCGTACTCCGGTGTCCGCGGCGACGGCGGCCACTCCCAGGTGGTCATCTCCCGCGGTTCCGCGGACCTTGTTTCCTGGACCCAGGATGGGCACGTCGCGGCGTCCATGCCGGCCGATCCCATGGTCACGGCCGTCCGCGACCCCTTCATCTTCCGCTTCAACGGCAAGCGCTACGCCATGCAGGGCGCGGGTCTGGCCTCCGGCCACGCGGCGCTCCTGCTCTACACGGTTGAGGACCTGGCTGACTGGAAGTACCAGGGCATCTGGCTCACCTCCGAGAACCCGGTCGCTGCTGCCCGGACGCCGGCCGAGATCTGGGAGTGCCCGCAGCTGGTGCGCGTGCCGGCCGTTTCCTCCGTTGAATCCCCGTCCGTTGCCTCCGTTGAATCCCCCTCCGACGGCGACGCGTGGGTCATGATGTTCTCCCTGTGGCTCTCCGGCGATGACCACGAGCACGCCAACGGGGTGGGCCACCTCATCGGCTCCCTGGCCGAGGACCCCGCCACCGGGCTGCCGGTGTTCTCCCCGGAGACCGGCGGCAAGTCCGACCTGGGCCGCGACTTCTACGCGCCGCAGATCGTGCAGCTGCAGGACGGTGCCGGCGCCGGTGCTCCCGGTGTTCCTGCTTCTTCCTCAGCCCTCGCTGCCCTCGCGGAGCCCAAGGCGCTGCTGTGGGGCTGGGCCAATGAAGGGCCGGGGCGGGACGGCCGCCGCGGCCGCAGCCAGGCCGAGATCGACGCCGCGGGCTGGGCCGGAGTGCTCACCCATCCGCGCCTGCTGTCCGTGGTGGACGGTTCCCTGGCCGTGGCACCCGCGCCGGAGGTGGATGCCTACCGTGGCGCGCAGCTGGCTGCGCAGGCTGCCGGGAGCGTTGAGCTGCCGGCGTATGCCGAAGCTGTGGTGACCGCCCGCTCCGGTGGGCTGGCAGCGCTGGCCGCGGACGCCGTCGTCGAACTTTCCCTGGTGGCCGATGGTTCGCAGGACGCCGGGCAAGTGGTGTTCAGCGGGACACTGGCTGCGGGGGAGGAGCTGCGTGTGTTTGTGGACGCGTCGCTGGTGGAGGTGTACCGGAGCGGTTCGGTGGCCACCACGCTGCGCGCCTATCCCGCGCCCGGCGAGCGGTGGGTGCTGCGGCTTCCCGAGGGTGCGGCTGCCGACGTCTGGCAGCTGGAACAGCCTCAGTAGGGGAGCGTCTGGCGCGAACGGACACTTGAGGCCCCCCAGGCCGGGGCCTCAAGTGTCCGTTCGCGCTGTTGGCGAGGGCCTCAAGTGTCCTTTCGCGCTGGTGGTCAGGCCTGGCCGGCGGGGACCGGGCCGGTTGACTCGCGCACCACGAGCCGGCACGGGACCAGCGTCTGGCCGGGACGGCCGTGTTCGGCGGGGGCGCCGCCGTCGTAATCCTCGTAATCCTCGTTATCGTCCGGCTCCTCCGACAGTTCCCGGAGGAGCCCGGTCATGGCGGCGGCACCCATCTCCCGCAGCGGGAGGGCCATAGTGGTGAGCGCAGGGACCATGGTGGAGGCGATGCGGAATTCGTCGTCGTATCCCATGATGGAGAGGTCCTGCGGGATGGCCAGGCCCAGCCGGTTGGCCGCGAGCACCACGCCGATGGCCAGGCGGTCGTTCGCGCACACGATTGCGGTGGGCCGGTCCGGCGCAGCGACGCCGTCCAGGAGCTTCATGGCACTGTGGAAGCCGGCGTCGATGTCCCAGCCTGCCTCGAGGATCCGGCCCGGCCGCACCGGCAATCCGGCGGCTTCAAAGGCATCCCGGTGGCCCTGGATCCGGCGCGGCGCGGCGGGCGTGAGGCCGTCACCGGCGAGGACGGCGATGTCCCGGTGGCCTAGCTCCAGCAGGTGCGTTGCCGCCTCCCGGCCGCCGCGGACCTCGTCCGGGATGACGGCCGGAACGCCTGCCTCGGGACGGTCATCGAAGCAGTTGGCCAGCACCGACGGCACGCGCAGCATGTTGAGCGGGACATGCAGGGGGCGCAGGCCCACGGTGACATACATCAGCCCGTCCACCTGGCGGTCCAGCAGCGTGGCCACCGCACTTTCGTCACGGGTCGCGTCCAGCTCCGTATCCATCACCACGGTGACAAAACCCTGGGATCTGGCCACGGCGTCCGCGCCGGCGATGATATTGCCGTCGAACGGGCTGGTGACCACCTGGTCCGAGACGATCCCGATGATCCGCGACCGGCGGTTGCGCAGGCTCACGGCAATGGCGTTGGGCGTGTAGTTCAGCGTGGCCGCCGCTTCACGGATCCGGACCTGGCTCTCCTTGGCCACGTTCCCGTCGCCGCGCCCGTTCAGGACCAGCGACACCGCGCTTCGGGACACCCCGGCGAGCTTGGCGACGTCGAGCGCTGTGGCTTTGCGGTTCATACTGGGTTTCCTCCCGCGTGCGGTATTTCCTGCAGTCTACCTAACGCGTGTGAGGTGCGCCCGGACCTGGCGCGGCGGCGCTTTTCCCCCAACTGGGTAGCAGCAGGTGTCGTTATGAAGGCTCATTACGACACGTGCTGCTACCTAGTTGGGCCCGGGGTCAGGTGGTTGGGCCGGGGCGGGTTCGGGAGGTGCGCTTCAGGCAGGCGCGGCAGGCTGGCCGCCGCGACCAGCAGCGCCAGGGCCCCGAGGCCAAGCGGCAGGGCGGTGAGGGTGGCGATGCCTCCCACCAGCAGCGGCCCGCCGGCGTCACCGAGTTCCCGGCCGAGTTCCGCCGAACCCATGGTCCGGCCCATCCGCTCCGGCGGCGTGGTGTCGGCCAGATGCGCGAAGCCGAGCGGCGTGGCCAGGCCGACGCCGGCGCCAATGGCTGCCGCGGCAATGAACAGCGTGACCGGACCCGGAGTGAGGGCGATGAGTGCGACGCCCGCGGCGGTAAGGAGGAGTCCCGCCGTCGTCCCTTTGTTATCGCTGATGCGGTGCGCGTCCCGCAGCCTGCCGATCCAGGGCTGCGTGAGCACCGATGTGATGGCCAGAACGCTGACCGCGGCCGTGCCGGCAACCGGGCCAAGGCCGTGCCGGGTGGCGAGGGCGGGAATGAATCCGATCGCCGCGCCGAGCGCCCCGGTGGAGGCCGCCAGCACCAGCGTCGGCACCAGGAAACGCCGCTCAGTGACCTGACGGGCGAGATCGAGCACTGTGTATCGCTGCCGGGGGAGCGGCGCCAGGTGGGGAACGGACACCAGCACCCACGCGGCGGTGGCCGCCGCCAGCACCGACAGGGCGCCGAACAGCAGGGCAAACCCGCCCGCAAGGATCAGTCCCGCCCCCAGCAGCGGACCGATGACGTACCCCAGGCTCTTCCATGAACCGTACCGGCCGAAGTAGGTCCCGGCCTTCTTGCCTCCCGCCAGCCGCGCAACCATCGCGGACGACGCCGGCGAGAACGCCGAAGCCGCTGCGCCCTGCCCCAGCCGCGCGAGTCCAAGCATCAGCGGATTCGCCGCCCAGAGGCCGATCAGCGACAGCACCGCGAACGCCAGGAGGCCGCCGACGATGACGGGCTTGGTTCCGATCCTGTCGCTCAGGGCGCCGAAGACCGGCTTGAGGAAGACCTCGGAAACGTCATAGAGGGCCAGTAGGATGCCCAGGTTGAGCAGCGTCAGGCCGATGTTCTCGCTCTGCGCGCCCATTCCGGCGGCGATGCTGTGGGCGCCGAACGCGGTGACGAAGCCGGCCGCGTACAGGGGGACGGTGGACGCACGGGCGTCCACCACCTGTGCCGGGGCGCTCACGCGTGCACTTCGAGACAGGGCGCCTGTTTTAGGGAAATCACACCGCAAAGCGTAACAACAGCCGAACTGAGTAGCAGCAGATGTCGGTTTGCCGGGCTCAAACCGACATCTGCTGCTACTTACTTGGGGGAGGGGAGGGGAGGCGTTAGGTGAGGGACGCCGCCAGCTCCTCGATGATCTCGAACTGCTCCCGCACGCCGCCTTCCATGCCGGACTGCGCAATCATGT from Pseudarthrobacter sp. SSS035 carries:
- a CDS encoding glycoside hydrolase family 32 protein, coding for MSSPDLAATDFASLAAAHPDPAFPHFHPRPAQGWINDPNGISHLNGRYHVFFQYNPASARHHKIAWGHLSSADLVRWEEHPVALRPQDGGPDEYGCWTGVVTDDGGVPTAAYSGVRGDGGHSQVVISRGSADLVSWTQDGHVAASMPADPMVTAVRDPFIFRFNGKRYAMQGAGLASGHAALLLYTVEDLADWKYQGIWLTSENPVAAARTPAEIWECPQLVRVPAVSSVESPSVASVESPSDGDAWVMMFSLWLSGDDHEHANGVGHLIGSLAEDPATGLPVFSPETGGKSDLGRDFYAPQIVQLQDGAGAGAPGVPASSSALAALAEPKALLWGWANEGPGRDGRRGRSQAEIDAAGWAGVLTHPRLLSVVDGSLAVAPAPEVDAYRGAQLAAQAAGSVELPAYAEAVVTARSGGLAALAADAVVELSLVADGSQDAGQVVFSGTLAAGEELRVFVDASLVEVYRSGSVATTLRAYPAPGERWVLRLPEGAAADVWQLEQPQ
- a CDS encoding LacI family DNA-binding transcriptional regulator; translation: MNRKATALDVAKLAGVSRSAVSLVLNGRGDGNVAKESQVRIREAAATLNYTPNAIAVSLRNRRSRIIGIVSDQVVTSPFDGNIIAGADAVARSQGFVTVVMDTELDATRDESAVATLLDRQVDGLMYVTVGLRPLHVPLNMLRVPSVLANCFDDRPEAGVPAVIPDEVRGGREAATHLLELGHRDIAVLAGDGLTPAAPRRIQGHRDAFEAAGLPVRPGRILEAGWDIDAGFHSAMKLLDGVAAPDRPTAIVCANDRLAIGVVLAANRLGLAIPQDLSIMGYDDEFRIASTMVPALTTMALPLREMGAAAMTGLLRELSEEPDDNEDYEDYDGGAPAEHGRPGQTLVPCRLVVRESTGPVPAGQA
- a CDS encoding MFS transporter — its product is MSAPAQVVDARASTVPLYAAGFVTAFGAHSIAAGMGAQSENIGLTLLNLGILLALYDVSEVFLKPVFGALSDRIGTKPVIVGGLLAFAVLSLIGLWAANPLMLGLARLGQGAAASAFSPASSAMVARLAGGKKAGTYFGRYGSWKSLGYVIGPLLGAGLILAGGFALLFGALSVLAAATAAWVLVSVPHLAPLPRQRYTVLDLARQVTERRFLVPTLVLAASTGALGAAIGFIPALATRHGLGPVAGTAAVSVLAITSVLTQPWIGRLRDAHRISDNKGTTAGLLLTAAGVALIALTPGPVTLFIAAAAIGAGVGLATPLGFAHLADTTPPERMGRTMGSAELGRELGDAGGPLLVGGIATLTALPLGLGALALLVAAASLPRLPEAHLPNPPRPNHLTPGPTR